From Triticum aestivum cultivar Chinese Spring chromosome 7B, IWGSC CS RefSeq v2.1, whole genome shotgun sequence:
CTTCTATTCTATTCTACCACGGTCCACGGCGCAGAGATTTTTACACGAAGCGGCTCGATTTCAGTAGTACGATCATATCCCGGCATTGACCTGGGCCTGTAATTATGACTACCGGACTAAGAGGGCGAAACAGGGCATCCAATGCGCCCATGTGCCCATTCACTGCGCGCCACATTTGTCTCTCATCCCGGCCATCAGCTGCCTCGTTTCTTCAGCTAGCCGAAGAGCCAAGGCTGCGGCCTTCTTCAGTCCAAATTCCCCACAACAGGAACAAGTTTTTTCAAAaagataataaataaaataaaatcaggAACAAGTTCCGGGACTTGACACGTGCGGCATCGCATCGCATCGCCACCCCTGTGCTGCGCACGCTTCGGCGGCACACATGTCACATCACATTATGACGTGACCAGTGAGCTAGACAGGAGCGACGCCGCACCCTCGCTCACCAACCGGCCGGCCGGCGTGCCCTCTTCCGCACTGCTACCATACAGACCCACTACAATCATAAACGGGCCAGCATCCCGTCCAGGCGTCCACCCCCCACTCGCCGGGAGAGATTCCTGGCTTTCTGGTTGATGGGAAACGCAGGAATTTCGCGGAACCGTATGATCGCTGCGAGATTCTCGTCGGGGATGTGATTGTTTTACCTTGTTGGCGTTGGGGACCAGCTCCTGCAGCGACTTCATCCGCTCCGCAATCCTCTCCCGCCGGAGCTGCATGCAATGATATGCCAGGCACAGGAAAGTTCAGGGCAAAAAGTCGTATGAATTTCAATCTGATAACAAGCATAGCATAGGAACAGAACAGTTCGTGCTTCTACTGTAAAATACTACTGTAAACAATCGTATGAATTTCGATTTGATTACAAGCATAGCATAGACAACAGTTCGTGCTTCTATCTACTGTAAAATAATAGCATCAGCCACGCAGCAGATCCAAAAAGACAGATGAAATTTGCGGAGAATATATACGTTGGGGGATGGGAAGACTTTGGGGTTGTTGTTGATGTGCACCAGCATGTCGGGGTTTTTTTAAATTTCAGATGGAAAAGGGGAGGGTGGGAGTGGGAGTGGCATGCATACACGTTCGGCGATGCTGTGCGGGTCGGTGGCTTGCCCTCGCCTCGCCCGCACGCGCGTCTGCCGCGGcggggccgcgccgccgccgccgccggaggaggcgGGCGCCGTCGTGCCTCCGCTCGCCGCCGGCCCTCCTCCGAAGCTCTGCCCCGACATTGATCCTCCCTGCGCGACCGATCAGAGGACAATTCATTAATGGGTGTTGCTTCACACGTACGGCCGTGTTCGTTCCCGTATGCACTGGCACCAGCACGCCGAGGCCTGACCGGTGCACGATCTTACCTGGCCAAACGGCGGCTGCACGGCGGCGCCGGCGCCATGCACCCCGAATCCGTTGAACAGCGCGTGGTCACCTCCCTGCATGCACGCACGCGCCCGCACATAACGAATCCATGTCAACTGAAAAACTTCAAGATttgactagagagagagagagagagagagacagaaaaGAACAAGGATCCTACCGTGCCATTGGGCGACTTGAAGCCGCCGTCCATCTCCTCGCGCGACTGCGGGGGCGACCGGTCCGCGAACAGCGGCAGCGGCGAGAACCCCGTGCCGCCGCTCTCCTCGCCGCCGAGGCCCTGCCTCTGGAGGTCGGTGAGCTGCAGCATGACCGGCTTCTCTCCGCCGATCTGGTGCTGCCGGAGCCTGGACGCGGGCAGCGTCGACTCGTCGAAGGCGCCGAGGTCCTCGGCGCCCGCCGCGATCTCCCAGGGCGACTTCCCGCCGGCGCCCAGGTCGCCCCACGCGGAGGGAAGCGTCGACAGCATCTGGTCGAAGAAGTCGTCCTGCgccccgccgccccctccgccgtcgccaccggCCATCGGTCTGGCGCGCGGGTGCCGGCCGGCCGGGCTGTGCAGCGACGAGCTGACGAGTAAATGCGCTCGCGAGAAGGCGGGAGGAGAGAGTATGGAGGAGGACAGGCGAACTAGCTTCCCTACGTGCGCGCCTTTATAATCGCCTGCTACGTGCCGATTTTCAAATGGAAAATTAACTGAACTCAGTTCGTGCAACTCTTCTGTCTGCTTTTATTGACTTTGCTCAAGAGCTGCAACTACAGCTGGTATAAACTCGGCCCAGCGGCGGCAATCTAAGAAGAATGCTTTTTTTTTTAGCTCGCAATTTTATTTCGATATGTTTTCATCACTTTCCTAGAGAGGCCAATATGGCGGCGGGTGTATTGTTTAGGAACTCAGAGACTTCTCGAACAATTGTCTGGAAGTCGGAGCCTCCAGGGTTTCTAGTAGACGTTTTATCAAACGATGTATCTTTATTCTCACATGAAATATAAACCGTCATGATGGCATTTCCTAAAAAAAAAGGAACTTGGCATTTGAGTTTTTTTTTGTCAGGGCCAAGCGTTCTCCTGAGAGCATCTCGAACAGCCGTGCTTCGCGCCGCGCGCTGGTTTTGCACGGCCGCCAGCGCTGGCTCCAatagccgcgctaaaatgcagcgcgcacgccgctccagcagcgcgtaaaaaatgcagcgcgcgcgactcgccgggGCAGTGCATATATGGCATTTTGGACACAAAATGAATTTGAACATTGATAGGTCGCCCACCTTTGACAATCTGAGTTGATTGTTGACCACTGGGACCGAAGTGATTtctcggagcggtcaattccactcacaTTGCGAAcatcaaagtgttctttcatccgccccttaaaagtatctctactttgatcacctccaacggatggatccctcgacacttgcaaccaagtattgcatagtaagatgtcatcgtccttggtgtaattgcccgctcttcctttcgaCGCGTCGACAATGCCTTCATcatcctcgtccacctcaaactcatggttttcaaaatgcatgtcattggtttgagaccaatgcgaattgttggagccaacacccatagttgacatgtatgcatcatcattgACACTACAAAATATATAGAACAATGCAAATAACCTATCTATATGgatgcattcaaaaaataacaagaaaagaaaagTTGGAAAAAAAATTCCACCTTTGAGGCATATCGTCAAACACGTTGTGCGCGTCGgcggccggctcaacgagtgagctcgccggcgcttcggtagtCGCCGCGCCTGTCAAACGCCCTGTAAACTTCTTTTCCCTCGCCTTCGagctgccggagccgtccgccgccttgttatTCTTCGCGGATGTCTTACCCTTCTCCGGTCGCACCGCATTGGGGAGCttcgaggggcggcggcggcacgggacggcgccggcgcgacgccacccgtcgccgtggtcatccgcggcggcaataagaggctgcgcgcgaggccgatgctcggcggagctccggcggtggcgaggccgacgctccccgcgctagggtttccgacggcggcggcggcaggggaggggtCGCGGCTGTAGGATGGGGTGAGCGGGGTGCTGGCGCGTGCGTCCATGGGTGCAGTTCaccggcgccggcgcgcgcggggcgtaggaggcggagaggagagagtgcggcACGAGCGCTTAagtgtgccgcgcgcggaagcgggcgcccCAAATATACCGCGCGAGATACCGAATCCGACCGCGCGCCCAACTCCTTATACCGCGCGCGCGGTtattgatgaagccatgtacctagggtagggtcatggacctgtccaagatacactccccaaggacatctctagaagaaactgtcTTTCAGTCGACccggaaggattccactcgacggactcaaagacactcgaccatgaagactcactcgaccgccAAGAGATCTAGggtcactctgcatccaaacggtctgttattaagtagtctttatggccatgatatcactttatataagactttaccagtaacgccaggtcttcatgtacattgaaccctccgctacgtgggctggctggggtcctggcacactctatataagccaccccctccacacgcagaagggttcgcacccctgtaactcacacgcatataatccagttgaCCGCTTCCGCGCACCGAGACGTatggctgttacttcctccgagaagggcctgaactcgtaaaactcttgcgtgtacaactactccatagctaggatcttgcctctcctttagtaccccctacactactgtcagacttagaaccacgacagttattGCGCGCCCGATAGAGCCACCTGCAGGGTTGCGCGCGCTAAAATGATCAAATTTGCGACGCGGCGCTTGTTTAGCGCgactgttgaagatgctctaagtgGCGGCTGGGGCGTACCCCTCTCTCGAAGCATCACCCGCGAGCCCGTAAATCCGTCTCCTTTTGCCCTTGAAGACGAGGAAAATCCCGATGCTTCGGCTCGGCTAGTAGTTCATGTTGGCAAACTATTCATTCCGGTCGACCGGCAAACGATAGCGCCGGTTGTACCGCTCGCTCGCTAGCGACGCACATGGTGGGACATGTGCCATGCGTTCCATGTAGTCTGCCTCGTACCATGCATCGTCTTATGGTCCAGTGCCCCTAATACATGTTCGCCCAAAAGTAGAGTTGCTCCAAATGGCTTCCTTTGCTAGGATATTGGTTGGCTTCCACCAGAATATGTATATTCTTGCACATCAATAGAAAAAGGTTGTTCTCTTTTGAAGGATTAGTGTTAGAAAGATACAAGAATTATTGAAAACCTTCTGAAACCATATCAAAACCCTCTTATAAAAGTGACAAAATATCAAGCCATCGAGTCCTCCAAGCTCAAGTCTTTCTCGTCTTCAAGCAATTAAGAACTAAGAAGAGTGAAAGGGAGATTGACAAATGAGTAAAGAGTTTTACTGGCTTGTGAAGATGTAATATATCCATTCTCACAAATCCTGCAATCTTAATTAAGAGAATAGTTGCATTCGAATGATTGCACTTCGCAAGTAAAACTTGATAGTTAACTAGGTGCAGAGCAAGCGAAAATGCATTCTCTCGTGAATAGATTTTGCATTTTGGATCTTTCCAAAATATGAACATAACCAAGGGGTTTTGGGTAGAAGAAAACATAGTACTCAAGTGTCTAATTAAGACCCACTCGCACCGCCTAAGCAGTCAATCATTGTCTGTTGGAACTTCTATCATTGGTGACGGTATTATGCCGTTATTTTGTTGTGGCTTCTAGTTGAATATATGGACCAAAAGTTGTCTCTTTCGAGCGCACGGTCTGTATTCTGTTTTTGCACATACACACACTCTCAAGAGAGAGTTGAATTATATTCGCTACAGTGTTGTCACTGCAATGTTAATAGACTCATAGCAAAAATCTGAGCTGAAGCTCTGTTGAATCGCTCGTTGCCAGCGGAGTGTCCTCGGCATAAACTCAAGAGAGGCGATGAAATCACAATTATGCACGTAAAGCAAAAAAATGTGACGGGCCATGAAACATGCATAAAGCGATCAACCATGTATTGCAAAACAGGTTTTGGCATAACCTCCATCACCTCAAATTTTCATTCCTCTAGAAAAATCTATGAGTCAGTACCATCAAGCCAATCAAATTAAGTCCTATGGAGTTGGCTGTCTTATGTGCTAATTCTCTTCAAAATACAAGCCCCCAAGTTTTCTTTTAGAACTTTTTCTCTCTGTCTTACTGGATTTTCCAATTAAAACAATGCTTAATATCAAAGTTTCACTAGCAAGACCTGGATTGGGAACTGGAACTAAATGATAATAAACTAACGCGGGGAATGAAGTTTAAGTGCAACCAGCCAAATAAAAGTATTGACTTAATTAAACTCGCGAGAAAAGTAAGTATTCATATATTATACCTTTCACGCTGGCTTGCAGAGTCATGTCTGTGCTTGTTCTTCCCATTTCCAAACAGCTAGCTACGCTCGAATCTGTAGGCCCATAAAAAGAAAATTCCACCGAAAGAAAATTCCAAGAGATAAAACTCAAAGTTCCACGAAGACATCCATCAAAATAGGGGTAGTTCTCGATGAACTCTATAGATCAGCTAGTTGTCCCCTGCAACGCTCTTGTCAATAATTAGGGGATATAGAAACTCAAAACTGTAGCGCACATGACGCGATTCTATctcaatcacgtgatgaattcatgattgagGCACATTCCCATTTCGAGCGcgtagcaaggtggatatcattacaacataccatgtactgaataaatgagaatacaagataaaggcttacactcgccacaagctacaacattcatacaacaatacattaatacatagcaatcatcatacagaagagcaggatccgactacggatgaaatcaaacgaaaaagaagaacgacatccaccctgctagcccaggctcccgacccggaacctatatcccttg
This genomic window contains:
- the LOC123160137 gene encoding transcription factor LRL3-like gives rise to the protein MAGGDGGGGGGAQDDFFDQMLSTLPSAWGDLGAGGKSPWEIAAGAEDLGAFDESTLPASRLRQHQIGGEKPVMLQLTDLQRQGLGGEESGGTGFSPLPLFADRSPPQSREEMDGGFKSPNGTGGDHALFNGFGVHGAGAAVQPPFGQGGSMSGQSFGGGPAASGGTTAPASSGGGGGAAPPRQTRVRARRGQATDPHSIAERLRRERIAERMKSLQELVPNANKTDKASMLDEIIDYVKFLQLQVKVLSMSRLGGAAGMAPLVASMSSEAKSSAKSSNGGGNSAAAAAAKANGGGESGGGAGAGGLRVTEHQVAKMMEEDMGTAMQYLQGKGLCLMPISLASAISSATTTTTSPASLLARQAVRPGAAAAALTSANGGGDDAPVRPVKVDAGAASGGKP